One genomic window of Corallococcus silvisoli includes the following:
- a CDS encoding MFS transporter — MSLAQRLTITQPMRVFWITWFGQLISILGSGLTAFGVGAKIFLDTRSTTQFALLSFFAFAPMVVLSPLAGALVDRWDRRRAMLLADLGNGFSTLLIFSMVLASNQGLFELKAWHFYLPVSIGACFGAFRWPAFFATVSLLVPKQHLSRANAVAEVASGASQILSPIIAGALIERVGLVGVLTVDVCSFSVAVLTLLMVRFPRPAVSSEGQRGKGSLRDEIKQGWTFIRTRPGLVGLLSFTVVAVLCMDLVMLLITPLVLAFTDISTLGIIASVAGVGALVGAVSMGVWGGPKNQLHGILGFQVLSGLVLFLAAPSPSVPLVATAAALYLFTMPPMMAGSQSIWQRKIPADLQGRAAAVKRMVLLCVTPVVGLIAGPLADDLFEPAMAPGGALSGSMGRLLGVGPGRGIAVIFIALALLTIANVVVAWLNPRVRYLDRELPDALPDTPPTAADAAASPPPTAPTAGASAS; from the coding sequence ATGAGCCTCGCGCAACGCCTGACCATCACCCAGCCCATGCGGGTCTTCTGGATCACCTGGTTCGGCCAGCTCATCTCGATCCTCGGCTCCGGGCTCACCGCCTTCGGCGTGGGCGCCAAGATCTTCCTGGACACGCGCTCCACCACGCAGTTCGCGCTGCTGTCCTTCTTCGCCTTCGCGCCCATGGTGGTGCTGTCGCCGCTGGCGGGCGCGCTGGTGGACCGGTGGGATCGCCGCCGCGCCATGCTGCTGGCGGACCTGGGCAACGGCTTCAGCACGCTGCTCATCTTCAGCATGGTGCTGGCCAGCAACCAGGGCCTGTTCGAGCTCAAGGCCTGGCACTTCTACCTGCCCGTCTCCATCGGCGCGTGCTTCGGCGCCTTCCGCTGGCCGGCCTTCTTCGCCACGGTGTCGCTGCTGGTGCCCAAGCAGCACCTGAGCCGCGCCAACGCGGTGGCGGAGGTGGCCAGCGGCGCCAGCCAGATCCTCTCCCCCATCATCGCGGGCGCGCTGATCGAGCGCGTGGGGCTGGTGGGCGTGCTGACGGTGGACGTCTGCAGCTTCAGCGTCGCCGTCCTCACGCTCCTGATGGTCCGCTTCCCCCGTCCCGCGGTGTCCTCGGAGGGGCAGCGGGGCAAGGGGTCGCTGCGCGATGAAATCAAGCAGGGGTGGACGTTCATCCGCACGCGGCCCGGCCTCGTGGGGCTGCTGAGCTTCACCGTCGTGGCCGTGCTGTGCATGGACCTGGTGATGCTGCTCATCACCCCGCTGGTGCTGGCCTTCACGGACATCTCCACGCTGGGCATCATCGCGTCGGTGGCCGGCGTGGGCGCGCTGGTGGGCGCCGTCAGCATGGGCGTGTGGGGCGGGCCGAAGAACCAGCTCCACGGCATCCTGGGCTTCCAGGTGCTGTCGGGCCTGGTGCTCTTCCTGGCCGCGCCGTCGCCCAGCGTGCCGCTGGTGGCCACCGCCGCCGCGCTCTACCTGTTCACCATGCCGCCCATGATGGCGGGCAGCCAGTCCATCTGGCAGCGCAAGATTCCGGCGGACCTCCAGGGCCGCGCCGCCGCGGTGAAGCGCATGGTGCTCCTGTGCGTGACCCCCGTCGTGGGCCTCATCGCGGGCCCGCTCGCGGATGACCTCTTCGAGCCGGCCATGGCTCCCGGCGGCGCGCTCTCCGGCAGCATGGGGCGCCTGCTGGGCGTGGGCCCGGGGCGAGGCATCGCCGTCATCTTCATCGCCCTGGCGCTGCTGACCATCGCCAACGTGGTGGTGGCGTGGCTCAACCCGCGCGTGCGCTACCTGGACCGCGAGCTGCCGGACGCCCTGCCTGACACGCCGCCCACCGCCGCGGACGCCGCGGCCTCCCCCCCGCCGACCGCCCCCACCGCCGGAGCCTCCGCCTCATGA
- a CDS encoding penicillin acylase family protein: MSAFTQVLRMLRMLPPALAVATPGLGPWLARRRWTRTEGTLTLPGLHGKVEVLRDTWGVPHIFAQDEHDLFFAQGYVHAQDRLWQMEMGRRLVDGRLASLLGPMLVSADQFLRTMGLRHLAERSWAQVDPEARAILEAYSAGINARIAAEPLPYEFTVMGVTPTPWTPTDSLARGNLLALMLGGNHRLELFRARLVATAGEEVANALLPQNAPETPLIVPKEARLPGLKNVKTLSGLDGVDAVMGDPNIVSGSNNWVVHGKRTQSGQPLLANDVHIPLGMPSTWYENGLHGGRFQHVGFSLPGVPMLIVGHNGKVAWGMSNLGPDTQDFYIEKLDDPKAPKKYLFQGEWHDLEIRREEIPVKGGAPVVLEVKSTRHGPLMNLAMADELKDSEPLALKWAHRECQPLINAVLKLNLATDWESFRGAMKLWEGPGQNFVYADTAGNIGYQASGKIPIRQGHQGLIPMPGWTGEAEWTGFIPFEELPASFNPPAGYAATANNKITSDDYPHLIAHNWFPGYRAKRITDLLEAGTQHTVEDMRRIQAETYSLPAETLRPYFLSVAPADDTQRQAVEALKAWDLRFEPESVGATVFQAWYIEVLRKLLQHKLGPELVREYLMGQYERHGSLHMPFVIGLMSQPDSPWWDDPKTPAKETRDDILRAALADATAWLVKTYGPNLDAWAWGRVHQLTYVHQPLGGPMIPAPVRRVFNTRTVPARGDNYSVDGASFLWSHPFKVVHGTALRMIVDLADLSRSVSVHAPGQTEHLFHPHRDDLMALSREVKFHPMLHTREAVEKHREAALTLTPAVALVAQ; this comes from the coding sequence ATGAGTGCCTTCACCCAGGTCCTGCGCATGCTGCGCATGCTCCCCCCCGCCCTGGCCGTGGCCACCCCCGGCCTGGGGCCCTGGCTCGCCCGCCGCCGCTGGACGCGCACCGAGGGCACCCTCACCCTGCCCGGCCTGCACGGCAAGGTGGAGGTGCTGCGCGACACGTGGGGCGTGCCGCACATCTTCGCGCAGGACGAGCACGACCTGTTCTTCGCGCAGGGCTACGTGCATGCGCAGGACCGCCTGTGGCAGATGGAGATGGGCCGCCGGCTGGTGGACGGACGGCTCGCGAGCCTCTTGGGCCCGATGCTGGTGTCCGCGGACCAGTTCCTGCGCACCATGGGCCTGCGCCACCTGGCCGAGCGCTCCTGGGCGCAGGTGGACCCCGAGGCCCGAGCCATCCTGGAGGCCTACAGCGCGGGCATCAACGCGCGCATCGCCGCGGAGCCGCTGCCGTACGAGTTCACCGTGATGGGCGTGACGCCCACGCCGTGGACGCCCACGGATTCGCTCGCGCGAGGCAACCTGCTGGCGCTGATGCTGGGCGGCAACCACCGCCTGGAGCTCTTCCGCGCCCGGCTGGTGGCGACGGCCGGCGAGGAGGTGGCCAACGCGCTGCTGCCGCAGAACGCGCCGGAGACGCCCCTCATCGTCCCCAAGGAGGCGCGCCTCCCCGGCCTGAAGAACGTGAAGACGCTGTCCGGCCTGGACGGCGTGGACGCGGTGATGGGGGACCCGAACATCGTCTCCGGCAGCAACAACTGGGTGGTGCACGGCAAGCGCACGCAGAGCGGCCAGCCGCTGCTCGCCAACGACGTGCACATCCCCCTGGGCATGCCGTCCACCTGGTACGAGAACGGCCTGCACGGCGGCCGCTTCCAGCACGTGGGCTTCTCCCTGCCCGGCGTGCCCATGCTCATCGTGGGCCACAACGGGAAGGTGGCCTGGGGCATGTCCAACCTGGGGCCGGACACCCAGGACTTCTACATCGAGAAGCTGGACGACCCGAAGGCCCCGAAGAAGTACCTCTTCCAGGGCGAGTGGCACGATCTGGAGATCCGCCGCGAGGAGATTCCGGTGAAGGGCGGCGCGCCCGTGGTGCTGGAGGTGAAGAGCACCCGGCACGGCCCGCTGATGAACCTGGCGATGGCGGACGAGCTGAAGGACAGCGAGCCGCTGGCGCTCAAGTGGGCGCACAGGGAATGCCAGCCGCTCATCAACGCCGTCCTGAAGCTCAACCTCGCGACGGACTGGGAGTCCTTCCGCGGGGCGATGAAGCTGTGGGAGGGGCCGGGCCAGAACTTCGTGTACGCGGACACGGCGGGCAACATCGGCTACCAGGCGTCCGGGAAGATCCCCATCCGCCAGGGCCACCAGGGCCTCATCCCCATGCCGGGCTGGACGGGCGAAGCCGAGTGGACGGGCTTCATCCCCTTCGAGGAGCTGCCCGCGTCGTTCAACCCGCCCGCGGGCTACGCCGCCACCGCGAACAACAAGATCACCTCCGACGACTACCCGCACCTCATCGCGCACAACTGGTTCCCCGGCTACCGCGCGAAGCGCATCACGGACCTGCTGGAGGCGGGCACGCAGCACACCGTGGAGGACATGCGGCGCATCCAGGCGGAGACGTACTCGCTGCCCGCGGAGACCCTGCGCCCGTACTTCCTGTCGGTGGCCCCCGCGGACGACACGCAGCGGCAGGCGGTGGAGGCGCTGAAGGCGTGGGACCTGCGCTTCGAACCGGAGAGCGTGGGCGCCACGGTGTTCCAGGCCTGGTACATCGAGGTGCTGCGCAAGCTGCTCCAGCACAAGCTGGGGCCGGAGCTGGTCCGCGAGTACCTGATGGGCCAGTACGAGCGGCATGGCAGCCTGCACATGCCCTTCGTCATCGGCCTGATGTCCCAGCCGGACAGCCCCTGGTGGGACGACCCGAAGACGCCCGCGAAGGAGACCCGCGACGACATCCTCCGCGCCGCCCTGGCGGACGCCACCGCGTGGCTCGTGAAGACGTACGGCCCCAACCTGGACGCCTGGGCCTGGGGGCGGGTGCACCAGCTCACCTACGTGCACCAGCCGCTGGGCGGCCCCATGATTCCCGCCCCGGTCCGGCGCGTCTTCAACACCCGCACGGTGCCCGCCCGCGGGGACAACTACTCCGTGGATGGGGCGTCGTTCCTCTGGAGCCACCCCTTCAAGGTGGTCCACGGCACCGCGCTGCGGATGATCGTCGACCTGGCGGACCTGTCCCGCTCCGTGTCCGTCCACGCGCCGGGGCAGACGGAGCACCTGTTCCACCCGCACCGCGATGACCTGATGGCGCTGAGCCGCGAGGTGAAGTTCCACCCGATGCTCCACACGCGCGAGGCCGTGGAGAAGCACCGCGAGGCGGCGCTGACGCTCACGCCCGCCGTCGCCCTGGTGGCCCAATAA
- a CDS encoding Crp/Fnr family transcriptional regulator → MSYAQLLAEIPMFESLGREDLENMSSLLQPRRFARGEVIFHRGDVGTALFIIRRGQVAIRLSSSEGREITLALLDRGDAFGELSLLDGESRSTDAMAREEAHLLTLQRDDFRRYLETRPQVSLALLANMSRLVRRTTQLVYDSAFLDARSRLVRVLMELAKTQGKPSPEGLAITPKLTQSELANLCGVTRESVNKWLRYYVREGMLTFEGGQIVLLQPERLGQDAE, encoded by the coding sequence ATGTCCTACGCGCAGCTGCTGGCCGAAATCCCCATGTTCGAAAGCCTCGGCCGGGAGGACCTGGAGAACATGTCGTCGCTCCTCCAGCCCCGGCGCTTCGCTCGGGGGGAGGTCATCTTCCACCGAGGGGATGTGGGCACGGCGCTGTTCATCATCCGGCGGGGCCAGGTGGCCATCCGGCTGTCCTCCAGCGAGGGGCGGGAGATCACCCTGGCGCTGCTGGACCGGGGGGACGCGTTCGGGGAGCTGTCGCTGCTGGACGGCGAGTCGCGCTCCACGGACGCGATGGCGCGCGAGGAGGCGCACCTGCTGACGCTCCAGCGGGACGACTTCCGGCGCTACCTGGAGACGCGGCCGCAGGTGAGCCTGGCGCTCCTGGCGAACATGAGCCGGCTGGTGCGGCGCACGACGCAGCTCGTCTACGACTCGGCCTTCCTGGACGCCCGCTCGCGGTTGGTGCGGGTGCTGATGGAGCTGGCGAAGACGCAGGGGAAGCCGTCCCCGGAGGGGCTGGCCATCACCCCGAAGCTCACGCAGTCGGAGCTGGCGAACCTGTGCGGCGTCACCCGCGAGAGCGTCAACAAGTGGCTGCGCTACTACGTGCGCGAGGGGATGCTCACCTTCGAGGGGGGGCAGATCGTCCTCCTCCAGCCGGAGCGGCTGGGCCAGGACGCCGAGTAA
- a CDS encoding adenylate/guanylate cyclase domain-containing protein codes for MRLILNPGQVDERAVMLPEGVTTVGRTEENGIRVPHPSLSRRHARLERMGERVVLVDLDSKNGSYVGPHRVSRQELTPGQSFRCGEVWFRLVSSDTPLPEGWGPLRTQPLETRYSGGPMESLLDTRSPDRTHDKLQVLLKVGQLLSSPGPVEGLLERVVHLVFQIWAVDRAAVLLVDRDTGALVPRVSRGARGGALPERFYSQHIVDYVHSRGVAALFSDAKDDARLLGADSVFRQSIRASLCVPLRTRDTVLGVLYLDSLKQGGLFTEEDLEFLTAFANQAAIALDHAHLARRLEEEAVLRNAYQRFFPPDVVRQLKALRGVPLDVRDADVTILFSDITGFTAMSSRLRPRQVVDMLNAYFPVMADIVFRHEGTLEKYIGDALMAVWGAPFARPDDADRAVRAALEMQHALAALNARWRQEGAPEVHVHIGLNSGPVAAGNIGSERYLQYATVGDATNVAARVCGVARPGEVLVTDATRALLDADAFTLEPLGPVTVKGREAPVSLFRVRG; via the coding sequence ATGCGCCTCATCCTCAACCCAGGCCAGGTGGATGAACGGGCGGTGATGCTGCCGGAGGGCGTCACCACCGTGGGCCGCACGGAGGAGAACGGCATCCGCGTGCCGCACCCCAGCCTGTCCCGGCGCCACGCGCGGCTGGAGCGCATGGGCGAGCGCGTGGTGCTGGTGGACCTGGACAGCAAGAACGGCAGCTACGTGGGGCCGCATCGCGTCTCCCGCCAGGAGCTGACGCCCGGCCAGTCCTTCCGCTGCGGGGAGGTGTGGTTCCGGCTGGTGTCGTCGGACACGCCGCTGCCGGAGGGCTGGGGTCCGCTGCGCACGCAGCCGCTGGAGACGCGCTACTCCGGCGGGCCCATGGAGTCGCTGCTCGACACGCGCTCGCCGGACCGCACCCACGACAAGCTCCAGGTGCTGCTCAAGGTGGGGCAGCTCCTCTCGTCCCCAGGCCCGGTGGAGGGGCTGCTGGAGCGCGTCGTCCATCTCGTCTTCCAGATCTGGGCGGTGGACCGGGCGGCGGTGCTGCTGGTGGACCGGGACACCGGGGCGCTGGTGCCGCGGGTGTCCCGGGGCGCGCGAGGCGGGGCGCTCCCGGAGCGCTTCTACAGCCAGCACATCGTGGACTACGTGCACTCGCGCGGCGTGGCGGCGCTCTTCTCCGACGCGAAGGACGACGCGCGGCTGCTGGGCGCGGACTCCGTCTTCCGCCAGTCCATCCGCGCCTCCCTCTGCGTGCCCCTGCGCACGCGCGACACGGTGCTGGGCGTGCTGTACCTGGACAGCCTCAAGCAGGGTGGCCTCTTCACGGAGGAGGACCTGGAGTTCCTCACCGCCTTCGCCAACCAGGCCGCCATCGCCCTGGACCACGCGCACCTGGCGCGGCGGCTGGAGGAGGAGGCGGTGCTCAGGAACGCCTACCAGCGCTTCTTCCCACCGGACGTCGTGCGCCAGTTGAAGGCGCTGAGGGGCGTGCCGCTGGACGTGCGCGACGCGGACGTCACCATCCTCTTCTCCGACATCACCGGCTTCACCGCCATGTCCTCGCGCCTGAGACCCCGGCAGGTGGTGGACATGCTCAACGCGTACTTCCCGGTGATGGCGGACATCGTCTTCCGCCACGAGGGCACGCTGGAGAAGTACATCGGTGACGCGCTGATGGCGGTGTGGGGCGCCCCCTTCGCCCGGCCAGACGACGCGGACCGCGCCGTGCGCGCGGCCCTGGAGATGCAGCACGCGCTCGCGGCGCTCAACGCCCGCTGGCGGCAGGAGGGCGCGCCCGAGGTCCACGTCCACATCGGCCTCAACTCCGGCCCGGTGGCCGCGGGCAACATCGGCTCGGAGCGCTACCTCCAGTACGCCACCGTGGGGGACGCCACCAACGTGGCCGCCCGCGTGTGCGGCGTCGCGCGCCCGGGGGAGGTGCTCGTCACGGACGCCACGCGGGCCTTGCTGGACGCGGACGCCTTCACCCTGGAGCCGCTGGGCCCGGTGACGGTGAAGGGCCGCGAAGCGCCCGTGTCCCTCTTCCGCGTGCGCGGCTGA
- a CDS encoding protein kinase domain-containing protein, with product MDTGRPLGGRYALERRIGGGGMGAIWRAVDLQLQRHVAVKLIASDVVARTPEAHRHFEQEAQAVARLRHPHVVQVHDSGVDGGVPYIVMELLEGEDLETRLTQRGRLSPATVAALVTPVARALAAAHAAGLVHRDLKPANLFLAHVDGEEVVKVLDFGLARSLVPAGAPSQAEGLTGTLRYMSPEQLRADPDLDARADLWSLAVVLYRALTGQFPYGAESVGPLLRGAFHPPSVAVSQLVPELGASADAFFQRALNPRPEQRFTSARELAAAFVALVEAGRAARAATVLVVDDEPDVEVLMRQRFRRHVRDGVYAFVFARDGEEALEALRQHPDTHAVLCDLNMPRMDGLTFLSRVGEVDPLVKVVIVSAYGDMPNLRTAMNRGAFDFLVKPVDLEDLESTLAKTVRHVAELRRAVRSTEENALLRMFVHGGIVDRVLPLVRGPGALAGEQVDATVAFLDVAGFTAVTRQHPPESALRRLNANFEVMLPELESRGGVVDKFLGDAVMAVFQGEAHVARALDACLAVKQRLQALAWSGGDASPYAHGVCMGVDTGPVVSGNVGAAGRGRLDHTVLGDVVNTAARLATVAGRDQVLVSEALAARLADVFDCRPAGERHLPGTEGQVLAVREVVARSTHASGSSAERTPEQGVPSVLEAPAPGVGAFTAKGPSWSTSS from the coding sequence ATGGACACCGGACGCCCGCTGGGCGGCAGGTATGCGCTGGAGCGCAGGATTGGCGGCGGTGGCATGGGCGCCATCTGGCGAGCCGTCGACCTGCAGCTCCAGCGGCACGTGGCCGTCAAGTTGATCGCCTCGGACGTCGTGGCGCGCACACCCGAGGCCCACCGCCACTTCGAACAGGAAGCGCAGGCCGTGGCCCGGCTGCGCCACCCGCACGTGGTGCAGGTGCACGATTCCGGTGTGGACGGCGGCGTCCCGTACATCGTGATGGAGCTGCTGGAGGGCGAGGACCTGGAGACGCGCCTCACCCAGCGTGGGCGCCTGTCTCCGGCCACGGTGGCCGCGCTCGTCACGCCGGTGGCCCGCGCGCTGGCGGCGGCGCACGCGGCGGGCCTGGTGCACCGCGACCTCAAGCCCGCGAACCTCTTCCTCGCCCACGTGGACGGGGAAGAAGTGGTGAAGGTGCTCGACTTCGGGCTCGCGCGCTCGCTCGTGCCCGCGGGCGCGCCCTCGCAGGCCGAAGGGCTGACCGGCACGCTGCGCTACATGAGTCCGGAGCAGCTGCGCGCGGACCCGGACCTGGACGCGAGGGCGGACCTCTGGTCGCTCGCGGTGGTGCTCTACCGCGCCCTCACCGGGCAGTTCCCCTACGGCGCGGAGTCCGTGGGGCCGCTCCTGCGCGGCGCCTTCCACCCGCCCTCGGTGGCCGTGTCGCAGCTGGTGCCGGAGCTGGGTGCGAGCGCGGACGCCTTCTTCCAGCGGGCCCTCAATCCCCGGCCGGAGCAGCGCTTCACCTCCGCGCGCGAGCTGGCCGCGGCCTTCGTCGCGCTGGTGGAGGCGGGCCGGGCCGCGCGGGCGGCCACGGTGCTGGTGGTGGATGACGAGCCGGACGTGGAGGTGCTCATGCGCCAGCGCTTCCGCCGGCACGTGCGCGACGGCGTCTATGCCTTCGTCTTCGCGCGGGATGGCGAAGAGGCGCTGGAGGCCCTGCGCCAGCACCCGGACACGCACGCGGTGCTGTGCGACCTCAACATGCCGCGCATGGACGGGCTCACCTTCCTGTCGCGCGTGGGGGAGGTGGATCCGCTGGTGAAGGTGGTCATCGTCTCCGCGTACGGCGACATGCCCAACCTGCGCACGGCGATGAACCGGGGCGCGTTCGACTTCCTGGTCAAGCCGGTGGACCTGGAGGACCTGGAGTCCACGCTGGCGAAGACGGTGCGCCATGTGGCGGAGCTGCGCCGCGCGGTGCGCTCCACGGAGGAGAACGCGCTGCTGCGCATGTTCGTGCACGGCGGCATCGTGGACCGCGTGCTGCCGCTGGTGCGCGGCCCTGGCGCGCTCGCGGGCGAGCAGGTGGACGCCACGGTGGCCTTCCTCGACGTGGCGGGCTTCACCGCCGTCACCCGGCAGCACCCGCCAGAGTCCGCGCTGCGGAGGCTCAACGCCAACTTCGAGGTCATGCTCCCGGAGCTGGAGTCGCGCGGCGGCGTGGTGGACAAGTTCCTGGGCGACGCGGTGATGGCCGTCTTCCAGGGCGAAGCCCACGTGGCGCGCGCGCTGGACGCCTGCCTCGCGGTGAAGCAGCGGCTCCAGGCGCTCGCATGGAGCGGGGGCGACGCGTCACCCTACGCCCACGGCGTCTGCATGGGCGTGGACACCGGCCCGGTGGTCTCCGGCAACGTGGGCGCGGCGGGGCGCGGACGCCTGGACCACACGGTGCTGGGCGACGTGGTGAACACCGCGGCCCGGCTCGCCACCGTGGCCGGACGCGATCAGGTGCTGGTGAGCGAGGCGCTGGCCGCGCGGCTCGCGGACGTCTTCGACTGCCGGCCCGCGGGCGAGCGGCACCTGCCGGGGACGGAGGGCCAGGTGCTCGCGGTGCGCGAGGTGGTGGCCCGTAGCACCCACGCGTCGGGCTCCTCCGCGGAGCGCACCCCCGAGCAGGGCGTCCCCTCCGTCCTGGAGGCGCCCGCGCCCGGGGTGGGGGCCTTCACGGCCAAGGGCCCCAGCTGGTCCACGTCCTCCTGA
- a CDS encoding NAD-dependent protein deacetylase has product MTLLPEPPVAALPPEAGADALASLLRGRRVVVLTGAGCSTESGIPDYRGPETRHKVRNPIQHREFLHQPEVRQRYWARSLLGWPRFTSARPNDAHAALAALEKAGVVPGLITQNVDGLHHAAGSERVLELHGALSRVRCLSCQAQEPRASLQARMLGLNPDFAHAVVELRPDGDAELPPEAVEGFRVPACTRCGGTLKPDVVFFGDNVAPTLVQDAFALLEEGDALLVVGSSLTVYSGYRFVTRAADRHMPIGILNIGESRGDSLADVRVEARAGDVLPRLAKALTRT; this is encoded by the coding sequence ATGACGCTCCTCCCGGAACCTCCCGTCGCCGCACTCCCGCCCGAAGCAGGCGCGGACGCCCTGGCCTCGCTCCTGCGCGGACGGCGCGTCGTGGTGCTGACCGGCGCCGGCTGCAGCACCGAGTCCGGCATCCCCGACTATCGAGGCCCGGAGACGCGCCACAAGGTGCGCAACCCCATCCAGCACCGCGAGTTCCTGCACCAGCCCGAGGTGCGCCAGCGCTACTGGGCGCGCAGCCTGCTGGGCTGGCCGCGCTTCACCTCCGCGCGGCCCAACGACGCCCACGCCGCGCTGGCGGCGCTGGAGAAGGCGGGCGTCGTGCCGGGCCTCATCACCCAGAACGTGGACGGGCTGCACCACGCGGCGGGCAGTGAGCGCGTGCTGGAGCTGCACGGCGCGCTGTCGCGGGTGCGTTGCCTGTCGTGCCAGGCGCAGGAGCCGCGCGCGTCGCTCCAGGCGCGGATGCTGGGCCTCAACCCGGACTTCGCGCACGCCGTCGTGGAGCTGAGGCCGGACGGCGACGCGGAGCTGCCCCCGGAGGCCGTGGAGGGCTTCCGCGTCCCCGCCTGCACCCGCTGCGGCGGGACGCTGAAGCCAGACGTGGTGTTCTTCGGAGACAACGTCGCGCCCACGCTGGTGCAGGACGCGTTCGCGCTGCTGGAGGAAGGGGACGCGCTGCTGGTGGTGGGCTCGTCCCTGACGGTCTATTCCGGCTATCGCTTCGTCACCCGCGCGGCGGACCGGCACATGCCCATCGGCATCCTCAACATCGGGGAGAGTCGGGGCGACAGCCTCGCGGATGTGCGCGTGGAGGCGCGCGCGGGCGACGTGCTGCCCCGGCTCGCGAAGGCGCTGACCCGCACCTGA